The following proteins come from a genomic window of Trifolium pratense cultivar HEN17-A07 linkage group LG4, ARS_RC_1.1, whole genome shotgun sequence:
- the LOC123881547 gene encoding putative axial regulator YABBY 2 isoform X1, which translates to MSMDMMGTERVCYVHCNFCNTILAVNVPYSSMLTIVTVRCGHCANLLSVNMVAASLQPFSPPQLPQAQKQHIILEEPSSKEMGSSSKCNKIASFEAVVEHEQPRIPPIRPIEKRHRVPSAYNRFIKEEIQRIKAGNPDISHREAFSSAAKNWAHFPHIHFGKQQAKLDHGEGTHEKTNGFY; encoded by the exons atgtcaatgGACATGATGGGAACTGAACGTGTTTGTTATGTTCACTGCAACTTCTGCAACACAATTCTTGCG GTTAATGTTCCATACAGTAGTATGCTAACCATAGTGACAGTAAGATGTGGACATTGTGCTAATTTGTTATCTGTTAACATGGTGGCTGCATCACTTCAACCATTTTCTCCTCCTCAACTGCCTCAG GCACAGAAACAGCACATAATCCTTGAAGAACCAAGCAGCAAAGAAATGGGTTCATCTTCAAAATGCAACAAAATAGCATCATTTGAGGCTGTAGTTGAGCATGAACAACCTAGGATTCCTCCCATTCGTC CTATAGAGAAAAGACATCGTGTTCCTTCTGCTTATAACCGATTCATTAA GGAGGAAATTCAAAGGATTAAGGCCGGTAATCCAGATATCAGCCATAGGGAGGCTTTCAGTTCGGCAGCAAAAAAT TGGGCACATTTCCCTCATATTCACTTTGGGAAGCAACAAGCAAAATTGGACCATGGTGAAGGAACTCATGAAAAGACTAATGGATTCTACTaa
- the LOC123881547 gene encoding putative axial regulator YABBY 2 isoform X2, producing MSMDMMGTERVCYVHCNFCNTILAVNVPYSSMLTIVTVRCGHCANLLSVNMVAASLQPFSPPQLPQKQHIILEEPSSKEMGSSSKCNKIASFEAVVEHEQPRIPPIRPIEKRHRVPSAYNRFIKEEIQRIKAGNPDISHREAFSSAAKNWAHFPHIHFGKQQAKLDHGEGTHEKTNGFY from the exons atgtcaatgGACATGATGGGAACTGAACGTGTTTGTTATGTTCACTGCAACTTCTGCAACACAATTCTTGCG GTTAATGTTCCATACAGTAGTATGCTAACCATAGTGACAGTAAGATGTGGACATTGTGCTAATTTGTTATCTGTTAACATGGTGGCTGCATCACTTCAACCATTTTCTCCTCCTCAACTGCCTCAG AAACAGCACATAATCCTTGAAGAACCAAGCAGCAAAGAAATGGGTTCATCTTCAAAATGCAACAAAATAGCATCATTTGAGGCTGTAGTTGAGCATGAACAACCTAGGATTCCTCCCATTCGTC CTATAGAGAAAAGACATCGTGTTCCTTCTGCTTATAACCGATTCATTAA GGAGGAAATTCAAAGGATTAAGGCCGGTAATCCAGATATCAGCCATAGGGAGGCTTTCAGTTCGGCAGCAAAAAAT TGGGCACATTTCCCTCATATTCACTTTGGGAAGCAACAAGCAAAATTGGACCATGGTGAAGGAACTCATGAAAAGACTAATGGATTCTACTaa